Proteins encoded in a region of the Inquilinus sp. KBS0705 genome:
- the gltB gene encoding glutamate synthase large subunit gives MDQTDCNQQGLYRPEFEHDSCGTGFITNINGHKSNHIIDDALTMLENMEHRGACGCDPETGDGAGILIQLPHEFLMEECSNLEISLPEPGEYGVGMIFFPKEPALKKASRKVIAAAIEKLGLHMLGYRKLTVDSGAIGETARQAEPDCEQLFISRPHHITNAEDFERKLYVLRRYINKTITETLPAAAEYFYFTSLSCKTIVYKGQVTTYQLRKYFNDLTDPRMASGFAMIHSRFSTNTFPSWKLAQPFRLMAHNGEINTLTGNLNWFYSGLKSYVSSYFTGEEMEMLLPVIDNNQSDSACLDNIIEILLHTGRSLPHVMMMLVPEAWDGNEQMDPLKKAFYEYHATLMEPWDGPAAITFTDGKLVGALLDRNGLRPLRYVITNDGRVIAASEAGTLTIDESTVVRKGRLQPGKMLLIDTEKGRIITDEEIKKQVSSQQPYGRWLENYKIRLGELAEPRLAFASLTADSVFRYQQVFGYSREDIDTIIKPMALDGKEPIGSMGTDVPLAILSDKPQHLSSYFKQFFAQVTNPPIDPIRERLVMSLATFIGNNGNLLDEDKMHCHCVVLDHPILKNHQLEKLRSIDTGLFHAKTLQTYYNADGNPGSLEKGIARLCRYAEDSVDDGFEVLILSDRAIDSEHAPIPMLLAVSAVHHHLIKKGRRGAVGIVAETGDAWEVHHFATLLAFGATAINPYLALSTIETLKNNGQLETDIDIKYLYKNYVKSINDGLLKIFSKMGISTLQSYHGSQVFEILGLNKEVVDRYFSGAVTRIGGLGLDEIARESLCKHKIGFGGSKSGPHLLPEGGIYQWKRRGEAHLFNPTTVHLLQHATRSNSYSVYKNYAAVINEQTDKHFTIRGLLDFAHHRESISLDEVEPAENIMKRFATGAMSFGSISHEAHSTMAIAMNRIGGKSNTGEGGEDELRYEKMPNGDSMRSAIKQVASARFGVTSNYLTNADELQIKMAQGAKPGEGGQLPGHKVDDWIARTRHSTPGVGLISPPPHHDIYSIEDLAQLIFDLKNANRAARINVKLVSKAGVGTIAAGVAKAHADVILVAGYDGGTGASPISSIKHAGLPWELGLAEAHQTLVRNQLRSRVVLQTDGQLKTGRDLAIATLMGAEEWGVATAALVAGGCIMMRKCHLNTCPVGVATQDPELRKLFSGKPDHVVNLFRFMAEEMREIMAELGFRTVNEMVGRVQFLKVKDNLQSWKAKKIDLSGILHPVTINKGQTLYNSENQDHGMDAILDWELLRNAKAALEDKTPVFATFDVKNVDRTIGTLLSNEISKIYGSAGLPDNTINYKFKGSAGQSFGAFTTKGISFELEGEANDYVGKGLSGAQLAIYPAANATFKPEDNIIIGNVALYGATSGELFIRGMAGERFAVRNSGATTVVEGIGDHGCEYMTGGRALILGETGRNFAAGMSGGLAWIYNPNNTFADNCNKEMVDLDPLSIQDEEQIIALLKKHINLTGSKVASAILKNWNKVSSQFIKVYPKEYKRVLEKQQYQTVS, from the coding sequence ATGGATCAGACTGATTGTAACCAGCAAGGCCTTTACAGGCCCGAATTTGAGCACGACTCCTGCGGAACAGGATTTATAACCAATATTAATGGTCATAAATCTAACCATATAATTGACGATGCATTAACCATGCTGGAAAATATGGAGCACCGCGGCGCTTGCGGCTGCGACCCCGAGACAGGTGATGGTGCAGGTATATTAATACAACTTCCGCATGAATTTTTAATGGAAGAATGCTCTAATTTAGAGATAAGCCTACCCGAGCCCGGCGAGTACGGGGTGGGTATGATATTTTTCCCTAAAGAGCCAGCTTTAAAAAAGGCAAGCCGCAAGGTTATTGCAGCAGCTATAGAAAAACTTGGACTGCACATGCTGGGTTACCGTAAGCTTACAGTAGACTCCGGGGCTATTGGCGAAACAGCCCGCCAGGCCGAACCTGACTGCGAGCAGCTTTTTATATCAAGGCCGCACCATATTACCAATGCTGAGGATTTTGAGCGTAAACTATATGTGCTGCGCCGTTACATCAACAAAACTATTACCGAAACCTTACCTGCAGCAGCGGAGTATTTTTACTTTACCTCGCTATCATGCAAAACCATAGTTTATAAAGGGCAGGTTACTACTTACCAGCTGCGTAAATACTTTAATGACCTTACAGATCCGCGCATGGCATCGGGCTTTGCTATGATACATTCGCGTTTCTCAACCAATACCTTCCCATCATGGAAATTGGCTCAGCCATTCCGCTTAATGGCGCATAATGGCGAGATAAATACACTTACGGGTAACCTAAACTGGTTTTACTCGGGTTTAAAATCTTATGTTTCATCGTACTTCACAGGCGAAGAAATGGAAATGCTATTACCTGTTATAGATAACAACCAATCCGATTCGGCTTGTTTGGATAACATTATCGAAATATTGCTGCATACAGGCCGCTCGTTACCACACGTAATGATGATGCTGGTACCCGAGGCATGGGATGGCAATGAACAAATGGACCCGCTTAAAAAGGCGTTTTACGAGTATCACGCTACTTTGATGGAGCCATGGGATGGCCCTGCAGCCATTACCTTTACTGACGGTAAGCTGGTGGGTGCCCTTTTAGATAGAAATGGCCTGCGCCCGCTGCGCTATGTAATTACCAACGATGGCCGTGTAATTGCTGCATCTGAAGCCGGGACCTTAACTATTGACGAAAGCACCGTTGTTAGAAAAGGCCGTTTACAGCCCGGTAAAATGTTATTGATCGACACCGAGAAGGGCCGTATCATAACAGACGAAGAAATTAAGAAACAAGTAAGCTCGCAGCAGCCATATGGCCGCTGGTTAGAGAATTATAAGATACGTTTAGGTGAACTGGCCGAACCACGTTTGGCATTTGCCAGCCTTACCGCCGATTCGGTTTTTCGTTATCAGCAGGTGTTTGGTTACAGCCGCGAGGATATTGATACCATTATTAAGCCAATGGCATTGGATGGTAAAGAGCCAATAGGATCAATGGGTACTGATGTGCCTTTGGCCATATTGTCTGACAAGCCACAGCACCTGTCAAGTTACTTTAAGCAGTTTTTTGCCCAGGTAACCAACCCGCCGATAGACCCTATACGCGAGCGTTTGGTAATGAGCCTTGCTACCTTTATAGGTAACAACGGTAACCTGCTCGATGAGGATAAAATGCATTGCCATTGCGTAGTGCTTGATCATCCTATACTTAAAAACCACCAGTTAGAAAAACTGCGCAGTATTGATACCGGCTTGTTTCATGCCAAAACGCTGCAAACCTATTACAATGCCGATGGTAACCCGGGGTCGCTGGAAAAAGGTATAGCAAGGCTTTGCCGCTATGCCGAAGACTCGGTTGATGACGGCTTTGAGGTATTAATATTAAGCGACCGCGCTATCGACTCTGAACATGCGCCAATACCTATGTTGTTGGCTGTTTCGGCGGTGCATCACCATTTAATAAAGAAAGGCCGTCGTGGTGCAGTAGGTATAGTTGCCGAAACCGGCGACGCATGGGAAGTACACCACTTTGCTACTTTACTGGCATTTGGCGCAACTGCTATCAACCCATACCTGGCACTGTCTACCATCGAGACTTTGAAAAACAACGGGCAGTTAGAAACTGACATTGATATTAAGTACTTGTACAAAAATTATGTAAAGTCGATAAACGATGGCTTGCTGAAGATATTCTCTAAAATGGGTATATCAACATTGCAATCATACCACGGCTCGCAGGTTTTTGAAATATTAGGATTGAACAAAGAAGTGGTTGATCGTTATTTCTCTGGTGCTGTAACCCGCATAGGCGGTTTAGGGCTTGATGAAATAGCCCGCGAGTCACTTTGTAAGCATAAAATTGGTTTTGGCGGCTCAAAATCGGGCCCGCACTTACTGCCCGAAGGTGGTATTTACCAATGGAAACGCAGGGGCGAGGCGCACTTATTTAATCCAACTACAGTACACTTATTGCAACACGCAACACGCAGCAACAGCTATAGCGTTTATAAAAACTATGCAGCGGTAATTAACGAGCAAACCGACAAGCATTTTACCATACGTGGTTTGCTTGATTTTGCCCATCACCGCGAATCTATCAGCTTAGATGAGGTTGAACCGGCAGAAAACATCATGAAGCGTTTTGCTACAGGTGCCATGTCGTTTGGTTCGATATCGCACGAGGCACATAGCACAATGGCTATAGCCATGAACCGCATCGGTGGAAAAAGCAATACCGGCGAAGGCGGTGAAGATGAACTGCGTTACGAGAAAATGCCAAATGGCGACTCGATGCGTTCGGCTATAAAGCAAGTTGCATCGGCGCGTTTCGGGGTAACATCAAACTACCTGACCAATGCCGATGAGCTGCAGATAAAAATGGCACAAGGAGCTAAACCTGGTGAGGGCGGGCAATTGCCGGGCCATAAGGTTGACGACTGGATAGCACGTACACGCCACTCAACACCTGGCGTAGGCTTGATATCGCCGCCGCCGCACCATGATATTTATTCTATTGAGGATTTGGCTCAACTTATTTTTGATTTAAAGAATGCCAACCGCGCTGCCCGTATCAATGTTAAGTTGGTATCAAAAGCAGGGGTAGGTACTATAGCCGCCGGTGTAGCAAAGGCACATGCCGATGTTATTTTAGTTGCCGGTTACGATGGTGGTACCGGTGCATCGCCAATAAGCTCGATAAAACATGCGGGTTTACCATGGGAACTTGGCCTCGCCGAAGCACACCAAACATTGGTACGTAACCAATTACGCAGCCGCGTAGTATTACAAACAGATGGCCAGTTAAAAACAGGCCGCGATTTAGCTATTGCAACCCTAATGGGTGCCGAAGAATGGGGTGTGGCTACTGCTGCCCTTGTTGCCGGTGGCTGTATTATGATGCGTAAATGCCATTTAAATACTTGTCCTGTGGGTGTGGCCACGCAAGACCCTGAATTAAGGAAATTGTTTAGCGGTAAGCCGGATCACGTAGTGAATTTATTCCGCTTTATGGCCGAGGAGATGCGCGAGATAATGGCCGAGTTAGGTTTCCGTACGGTTAACGAGATGGTTGGTCGTGTGCAGTTCCTTAAAGTAAAAGATAACCTGCAAAGCTGGAAAGCTAAGAAGATAGACCTGAGCGGTATATTGCACCCAGTTACTATTAACAAAGGTCAAACGCTTTACAATAGCGAAAACCAAGACCACGGTATGGATGCCATATTAGATTGGGAACTGCTTAGAAATGCAAAGGCAGCGCTTGAAGATAAGACCCCTGTATTTGCAACCTTTGATGTGAAGAATGTTGACCGCACCATAGGTACGTTACTGTCAAACGAAATATCAAAAATTTATGGATCGGCAGGTTTGCCTGACAATACCATCAATTATAAATTTAAAGGTTCGGCAGGGCAAAGCTTTGGTGCTTTCACCACAAAGGGTATTTCGTTTGAACTGGAAGGCGAAGCTAATGACTACGTAGGTAAAGGCTTATCCGGCGCGCAACTGGCTATTTATCCGGCTGCAAATGCAACCTTTAAACCCGAGGATAACATTATTATAGGTAACGTAGCACTTTACGGTGCAACATCGGGCGAGTTATTTATTCGCGGTATGGCGGGCGAACGTTTTGCTGTGCGTAACTCGGGTGCTACAACGGTTGTTGAAGGTATTGGCGACCATGGTTGCGAATACATGACCGGTGGCCGCGCCTTAATATTAGGAGAAACAGGTCGAAACTTTGCAGCAGGCATGAGCGGTGGTTTAGCATGGATATACAACCCAAACAACACTTTTGCCGATAACTGTAATAAAGAAATGGTAGACCTTGACCCGCTATCGATACAGGATGAGGAACAAATAATCGCCTTACTTAAAAAACATATTAACCTAACAGGTAGTAAGGTGGCATCAGCCATTCTTAAAAACTGGAACAAGGTTTCAAGTCAATTTATTAAAGTATACCCTAAAGAGTATAAAAGGGTATTGGAAAAACAACAATATCAAACTGTTAGCTAA
- a CDS encoding glutamate synthase subunit beta yields MGKVTGFQEFNRELPQKTPVAERVKNYNEFVSLYSDEKLNQQSARCMNCGIPFCHSGCPLGNIIPEFNDAVYRKNWEEAYEILSSTNNFPEFTGRICPAPCESACVLGINKPAVAIEEIEKHIIEIAYSKNMVKPVAPLIKSGKKVAVVGSGPAGLAAAAQLSKAGHTVTVFERDDRPGGLLRYGIPDFKLEKWVIDRRIQVMEEDGVVFKCNVEVGKTIGADEIVRNHDAVVLAGGSTIPRDLPIPGRELKGVHFAMDFLKQQNKRVSNIAVEAEEIVATDKDVVVIGGGDTGSDCVGTSNRQGARSVKQFEVMMQPPEQRTPHMPWPTYPMVLKTTSSHEEGVERSWGINTKEFLGDENGNLRALKVTDVSWELDVMGRPIKFNEVEGSEREIPCQRVFLAMGFLNPQFEGALQQLHVSLDERKNVKAKEGIYRTNVGKVFAAGDMRRGQSLVVWAISEGREAARKVDEFLMGHSNLESKDAVNQFEQVFY; encoded by the coding sequence ATGGGAAAAGTTACAGGATTTCAGGAATTTAACAGGGAGCTCCCTCAAAAAACACCTGTTGCCGAAAGGGTTAAAAACTATAATGAGTTTGTTAGTTTGTATTCGGACGAGAAGCTAAACCAGCAATCGGCCCGCTGTATGAATTGTGGAATACCTTTTTGTCATTCAGGATGCCCGCTGGGCAACATTATACCCGAGTTTAACGATGCTGTTTACCGTAAAAATTGGGAAGAAGCATACGAAATACTTTCATCAACCAATAACTTCCCGGAGTTTACAGGCCGTATATGCCCTGCTCCGTGCGAGTCGGCTTGTGTATTGGGTATAAATAAACCCGCAGTTGCGATAGAAGAAATAGAGAAGCACATCATCGAGATAGCTTACTCAAAAAATATGGTTAAGCCTGTTGCACCGCTAATTAAATCGGGCAAAAAAGTTGCTGTTGTAGGATCGGGGCCTGCGGGTTTGGCTGCTGCTGCGCAATTAAGTAAGGCAGGCCACACGGTTACCGTATTTGAACGTGATGACCGCCCCGGTGGCTTGCTGCGTTACGGTATACCCGATTTTAAATTGGAAAAATGGGTGATAGACCGCCGCATACAGGTAATGGAAGAAGACGGCGTTGTATTTAAATGCAACGTTGAAGTTGGCAAAACCATTGGTGCCGACGAGATAGTACGCAACCATGATGCAGTGGTTTTGGCGGGTGGTTCAACCATTCCGCGCGATTTGCCTATCCCCGGCAGAGAGTTAAAAGGTGTGCATTTTGCAATGGACTTTTTAAAACAGCAAAACAAACGTGTTAGCAATATAGCCGTTGAGGCAGAGGAAATTGTTGCTACTGATAAAGATGTAGTGGTAATAGGCGGCGGCGATACCGGCAGCGATTGCGTAGGTACATCAAACCGCCAGGGTGCACGTTCGGTTAAGCAATTTGAAGTGATGATGCAGCCGCCTGAGCAGCGCACGCCACATATGCCATGGCCAACCTACCCAATGGTGCTTAAAACCACCAGCTCGCACGAGGAAGGTGTTGAGCGTTCATGGGGTATTAATACCAAAGAGTTTTTAGGCGACGAAAATGGCAACCTAAGAGCTTTAAAGGTAACCGATGTAAGCTGGGAATTAGATGTAATGGGCCGCCCAATTAAATTTAACGAGGTAGAAGGTTCGGAACGCGAGATACCTTGCCAGCGCGTATTTTTAGCTATGGGCTTTTTAAACCCGCAGTTTGAAGGTGCTTTACAACAATTGCACGTAAGCCTTGACGAACGCAAGAACGTTAAAGCCAAAGAGGGTATATACCGTACTAATGTAGGTAAAGTGTTTGCAGCCGGCGATATGCGCCGCGGGCAATCGTTAGTGGTATGGGCAATATCTGAAGGCCGCGAGGCTGCCCGCAAGGTAGATGAGTTTTTGATGGGCCACTCAAACCTGGAAAGCAAAGATGCTGTTAACCAGTTTGAGCAGGTATTTTATTAA
- a CDS encoding YdeI/OmpD-associated family protein has protein sequence MTPLAKKLLIKPGQRWLMLHAPESFLASLEPLPNGVSFSYHTVGSFNGVLLFVKNSKEFALGLTELKSILTDDTIFWVIYPKQNKGIETDLNMMSGWEQSKAHGLRPVAAVAVNDVWTTLRFRPEKLVKHSDSSVESIKKQNDYSAYINPEKKQVTLPDDVAAALSTAPTAMAAYQSLAWSNRKEYIVWILDAKQEKTRTDRMAKMVDKLLAGKKNPSEK, from the coding sequence ATGACCCCTCTCGCCAAAAAACTGCTTATTAAACCCGGCCAGCGTTGGCTGATGCTACATGCGCCTGAAAGTTTTTTGGCTTCTTTGGAGCCTTTGCCCAATGGAGTGAGTTTTTCTTACCATACCGTAGGCAGTTTTAATGGGGTTCTCCTATTTGTTAAAAACAGCAAGGAATTTGCCCTCGGGTTAACTGAATTAAAATCAATTTTAACCGACGATACGATTTTTTGGGTTATCTATCCCAAACAAAACAAAGGCATAGAAACCGACCTGAATATGATGAGCGGATGGGAACAATCAAAAGCACATGGTCTGCGCCCGGTAGCAGCAGTGGCCGTTAACGACGTGTGGACCACTCTCCGATTCCGTCCCGAAAAGTTGGTTAAGCACTCCGATAGCAGTGTAGAATCTATTAAAAAGCAAAATGATTATTCCGCATACATTAATCCTGAAAAGAAACAGGTAACCCTACCTGATGATGTAGCTGCAGCCTTAAGCACTGCCCCAACTGCCATGGCAGCTTACCAAAGCCTCGCATGGTCGAACCGTAAAGAATATATTGTTTGGATACTGGATGCCAAACAGGAAAAGACCCGAACAGACAGAATGGCGAAGATGGTAGATAAGCTATTGGCTGGTAAGAAGAACCCTTCTGAAAAATAA
- a CDS encoding BlaI/MecI/CopY family transcriptional regulator: MKLSKKEEELMEYLWSLKKAFMKDLLDIYPEPKPATTTIATLLKRMADKGFVNYTTFGNSREYYPLIAKADYFSTHVNGLIKNFFNNSASQFASFFTRETNLSASELEDFKKIIDLEIQKKKK; the protein is encoded by the coding sequence ATGAAACTTTCTAAAAAGGAAGAAGAACTAATGGAGTACTTGTGGTCGCTTAAAAAAGCATTCATGAAAGACCTGCTGGATATCTACCCCGAACCAAAACCCGCTACCACCACTATAGCTACCCTGCTTAAACGTATGGCCGATAAAGGATTTGTAAATTACACCACCTTTGGTAACTCAAGGGAATACTATCCATTAATTGCTAAAGCCGACTACTTCTCGACTCATGTAAACGGCCTTATTAAAAACTTTTTCAATAATTCAGCTTCGCAGTTTGCCTCTTTCTTTACCCGCGAAACCAATTTATCTGCATCGGAGTTGGAGGATTTTAAAAAAATTATAGACCTGGAAATTCAAAAAAAGAAAAAATGA
- a CDS encoding RNA methyltransferase — MRKLKLDELNRATVDEFKAQDKLPVAVVLDNVRSMHNIGSIFRTSDGFAVEQVCLCGITAQPPHREIEKTALGATQAVSWAYFETPLQAVEALRANGYQIIAIEQAENSIMLNTFTPVAGNKYALIFGNEVNGVSDEVMEQIDTCIEIPQFGTKHSFNIVVSAGIVLWDFYSKIIK, encoded by the coding sequence ATGCGCAAATTAAAACTCGACGAACTTAACCGTGCAACTGTAGATGAATTTAAAGCACAGGACAAACTGCCTGTAGCCGTTGTGCTTGATAATGTGCGCAGCATGCACAACATAGGCTCCATATTCCGTACTTCGGATGGTTTTGCTGTTGAACAGGTTTGCCTTTGTGGTATTACCGCCCAACCCCCACATCGCGAAATAGAAAAAACAGCCTTAGGCGCCACACAAGCCGTAAGCTGGGCCTACTTTGAAACCCCATTACAGGCCGTTGAAGCCTTACGCGCCAATGGCTACCAAATAATTGCCATTGAGCAAGCCGAAAACAGCATTATGCTAAACACTTTTACTCCTGTCGCGGGCAATAAGTACGCTTTAATATTTGGCAACGAGGTTAACGGTGTAAGCGACGAGGTAATGGAGCAGATAGATACCTGTATCGAAATCCCGCAGTTTGGCACCAAGCATTCCTTTAACATTGTGGTTTCGGCAGGTATTGTTTTGTGGGATTTTTATTCAAAAATTATAAAATAA